The DNA region GGATGCTGAACAGGTCGATATCCCGGTTCGAGAAGGACTGGGCCGTCGTGCTGCCGGTCATGAGGAGACCGTGGCGGCCGAGCGGGGCGATGATCTCGCACTGGATCACGGTCTCGGGATTGTGGATACCGTCCGTATTCGGGATGTCCTCGTAGACGTCGAGGTCGCCGTCGACGAAGGTGTCCCACGCGAGGCTCTCTCCGGGGGTGAAATGGGGAAGCTCGCCGAGTGTCGCGCGTACGTCGTCTGTCGCAGCCACGGGAACCAGCTCCTGCTCGACCTCGTCGTATTCCCACATGGCGGTCAACTCCAGGTCGAGGATGTCGGCGGCCGCCTCGACGGCGACGGTCCCGACCTCCGCCATCGAGGTGGTGGTGTTCAGTCGCTGGGTGACCTCCTGCAGGGCCCTGAGCCGTCGTTCAAGCGTCTTCTGTGCGGAGATGTCCCGGGAGAAGACGGTGAGGCCGTCCTCGTCGGGGAAGGCCCTGACCTCGACCCAGTAGCCGAAGGGGTCCTCGACGTACTCCTGGAAGGCGGTCGGCTCGCCGGTCTCGATCGCCGTCCGGAACTGCTCTTCGTGGTCGGTGCCGACGAGACTGGGGAACTCCTCCCAGAGGACGGCCCCGAGGAGCGAGTCGCGGTCACGGCCGATGCGCGTCGCCATCGTCTCGTTCACGTACTCGATTCGCCACGACACGTCGAGCGAGTAGATGCCGTCGGTCGCCCGCTCGAGTGTTCGTTCGTACCGGTTGGTGTCGGTCGCCGACGTTCGTTCCTCGCGGTAGCGTCGCCCGAGGGTGACCACCCGGTCGAGGAGGTCGGCGAGGTCGGCGCTGTCCGACGCGACGGGGTGGTACTCGGTCGCGCCCGCCCTGGTCGCTTCGGCGGCGATGGTCTCGCTCCCCTCGTCCGTGTAGAGGATGATCGGAAGGTCGCTCGCCTCCTCGCGAATCGCCCTGACGAGGTCGATACCAGTCTCGTCGTCGAGTCTGTACGCCGTCGTCACGCAGTCGACCTGCTCGCTGGTGACGGCGTCGAGTGCGGCGTCGAACGCCTTCGCCCGGTGGAGGTCGATCCCTGTCGTTGCGTCGTCGGCCTGCGCCTGTAGTCGAGTCGAGAGTGCCTCGTCCGACGCGATAGAGAGAACACTGAGACTCCCCTCGATATCCGGCCGTGTCACGGTCGTCCCCCGCTACGAACCGATACGGGAAAAACGTTATAGTAGGCTGTCCTGTCATCGATTCGGAAACCGCCACTGGCGCTGGTCGGTGGGTGCGGGCGACGGTGATTCGGCTCCGCGACCGGCCTCTTTAGGTAGTTTGAGACCGTTGACACGAACATGGATGGGGAGATTGTGGATGGGGAAATCGTGGCGGCCGACGACGACGAGCAGATCCGGCGGCTGGTGGCCGTCACCCTCGGCGACGAGTTCGCGGTTCAGACGCTCGAGACCGGACAGGCTGCCTGGGACTACCTGGAGACGCGGTCGGACAGCCCACCACGGCTGGTCCTGCTGGACGTGATGATGCCAGAACTGGATGGGTTCTCGCTGCTGGAACGCATCCGCAACGAGGAGGCATTCGCCGACGTCCCTGTATTGATGTTGACCTCACGGTCCCGCGAGGAGGACGTACTCAGGGCCTTGGACGCTGGGGCGGATGGCTACATCGCGAAACCGTTCGATCGGAGGGCCCTCGTCGATCAGGTCCGCGACCTCCTGGAAGCGTCGGCCTGACCACACCAGAATCCCGGTCGAGACGGCTCGGTCTCTGTCCTGCGTATCGCCATCGCCCACCGGCAGTGGTACTTCGCCCCTCGATTGCGGCACCGTTTTGTAAGCGTACTGTCTCCAGTGGTGTATGTGGGTTGCCACCATGCTGACCATTCTCGGGCTGCTCAGCGTGGCGACCATCACCCAGTTCACGGGGTACCGGCTCGGCGGGACCATCACGGTCCCCATCCTGGCCGTCTACACGCTCAAGGACCTCTCGCTGTTGCCGGTGTTCGTCCTGAGCACACTCACCGCGTACACAGGGCTGTGGCTGTTCCGGCGCCGGACCCTCGTCGCGGGCCGTGACGAGCTGGTCGTGGCGATGGTCGTCGGGACGACCGTTCCCCTGGCCATCTTCCTCCTCGTCGACCAGGTCGGGCTCCGGTCCGACGTCATCGTGTTCTTCGGCAGTATCCTCCCGGGGCTGGCCGCGTACAACTACCACCAGATCCGCCCCGAGTACCGCCGCAACGACCTCGCCGCGGCCGTCACCCTGTTCGTCGGCCTCCTCGTCATCGGGTGGGTTCTCGTCACACCCGCCGTGGCAGCCCAGTTCGGGACGCTGACACCCCCGGTCCTCTTCTCGCGGACGGCAGACATCGCGCTCCTCAAGAACGCGACCGCCGGCGCCGACGTGGCCCCCGACGTCATGGCGCGCGAGGCGGTCGCCGTCCTGTTCGCAGCCGGACTGGTACTCTCCGAACGCCTGCGTGACCGTTTCGGCGTACGCCTCGGTATCATCACGGCCGTCCTGCTCGGCATCTACGCGCTCTCTAACTACTGGCTGCTCGTCCTGTACCTCGTCCTGTTCGTCCTCGCGTTCGGGTTCGTCCAGGCGGCCAACTACGCGACGCTGCGCTACGGGCGCGTCCTCTTCGGGCTCACCGCGGCGGTCGCCATGCTCCTGGCCATCCCGTTCGTGCTCTGGTTCCCCATCACCCGCGGGCTCTCGGCGTTCTTCGTCGCGAACATCGCCGGGGTGACCGCCTACAACGCACATGTGACGCCACCGTTCGAACGCCGCCTCGTGCTCCCACTGCAGGTCGGCGTATTCGTCCCGTCGCTGCTCTTCGCCCGGCTCTTCAGCACGCCACAGCCCCAGGGCTTCACCCACCCGGTCACGCTCCCGGTCGTCGTCGCGGGGGCCCTCCTCACCGCGATGGCACTCGGACTGGCGTACTGGTACTCGGTCGACCTCCCGGACAGGGCGGCCGTGCGGTCCGCGTCGGTCCTCCCTGGGGGTGACTCGTGAGCCGCACCGCCTTCGAGATATACGGGCGCGGCTTCGGCTGGTGCTGGCGCCTGCGCATCGACGCCGAGGTGGTCGCGACCTGCGGGACCCATCACGACCGGTCACGAGAGGCCCGGCTCGCGGTCGACGATGTTCGCGCCGCCGTCAGGCAACTGCTCGGCGAAGCCGTCCCGAACGAATCCGCGAGCGTCACGGACCCGCGGTTCGTCGTCGAGCCGGACCCGACCCCGGCGGGCGAGTTGCCTGCCGACAGGAACAACTGGGTCTGGCGGTTCGAGAGCGCCGAGCGGGTCCTCGCCCACAGCGCGGAGCGGTTCCCGACGGAGGCGGCCGCCGAGACCGCCGTCGACCGCTTCATGGCCAACGCGACGGGGGCGCTGCCGGTGTTCATGGTCGGCGCCGAGCACGAGTGGGCACAGGGCCCCCAACCCATCACGGTCGGTAAACCCAGTCTGACCGGCCTCGTCCGCGAACTCACGCGGGGGCTGCGCCACCGACAAGCGCTCCAGCAGGTCGATACGCGAATCGTCGTCGCGGGCACCCGTGGGAAGTCCTCGACGACCCGACGCCTGGACGACGTGTTCAACCGCCGCGACTACGACACGCTCACGAAGATCACAGGGGACCACCCGACGCTCATCCACAACGGCGAGGTGTTCCCCATCGAGCGGGAGGGCCCTCGCACCACGCTCTACGAGAACATCAGCATCATTGGCGAGTTCGCCGGGGAACTCGACGCCTACGACCCGGAGGACGTCCTCATCTTCGAGAACCAGGGCATCACGGAGTACACGACCCGACTGGTGAACCAGCGCCTCATCGACCCGGACATCATGGTCCTGACCAACGTCCGCCAGGACCACACCGACACCCTCGGCAAGACCAGGGGAGACATCGCTCGTGCCTTCGCCCGGTCGGTCCCGAAGGGTACCCACGTCATCAGCGGCGAGCAACACCCCCTGTTGCACGAATACATGCAGCGCGACATCGAGCGCCGTGGCGGCACCATCGAGCAGGTCGACGTCCCACCAGAACACGAGGGATTCATCGGGGCCGAGACGGTCCACGCCATCAACGCGGTACTGGCGGCCGTCGACGAGTCGCCGATTCTCGACTCGGAGATCGAGGCGTTCCTCGAGGGGATGCAACCCGCCTGGACCCTGCTCCCGAACGGCCGGATCTACGACGCCGCGGCCGTCAACGACATCGAGAGCACGGAGATGATCCGGCGGGCGCTCACCGACGGCGAGCAGATCGTCCCGTTCGTCTACCTTCGGCGCGACCGCCGCGGTCGGACCGCCTCGTTCGCCGAGTACGTCGACCTGCTGTACGAACACGACCACATCGAGGTCGTCCACGTCGGCGGGGCCAACGCCCGTGCCTTCGCGGCGAACGTGGACGTCCCGGTGGTACAACACGAGAACACTGAGGGCGCGTCCGCGGTGCTCGACGAGTTGCTCGGCGATGGCAACCGCGTCATCTGCATGGGGAACGCCGTCGACGAGTTCATGCGCGACGTGGAGGCCGAGATCGAACAGCGCGTCAGGGCGCAGAAACAGGTCGAACGCATCAGCGGGGAGGCGTCGGCGAACGTCGCCGACCAGGGCAGCTGGGACAGTTGAGGTCGTTCGCAGGAACGAATCGGCAGGCGACGCTCTCAGAGCGCCTCGCCGATCAGCTGGACCGCGACGATGGGAAGCGCGAGCAGCGCGCCGAGGATGATGGTCCAGGCGAGCAGCGCGAGGACCAGTCCTGTTCCGGGGACGAGCGCGACCAGTGCGTCGATGCCGAGCGCGAGGAGCGCGAGTGCAGCGAGCAGGAGGCCGACGCGGACGACGGTGGTCTGGGTGCGAGCGGGCTTCGTGGTGGTGATGCTGGTGTTCATCGACAACTGTAGAGAGGACTCCCGAGCACATATAGGTAGCCAGAATTACATTTCTGTAACCGGCGGGACTGAAATCGATTTCTGTCGGGGGACACTCAGACGAGTGTCAGCGACACCAGCGGGCGGCCGCTAGAAACCGAGTTCCCACCGCTGGTCGTTCTCTTCTGCCAGCGCCTCGCTCGCACGTTCAGCGATGCGATACGTCTCGCCTTCAGGAATCACGGCCCCGGTCTGCGCCAGATGTTCGAGGTGGGCGTACGCCTCGCCCGGCCCGTGGAGGATGTGGATGTCCGAAAGCTCGCCGAACAGCTCGGCACTGACCTCCCACGTGTTCAGCGGGCCGGATTCATCGAGCACGTTCAGGACCCGCCACGCCCGTTCCTCGTGGTGGTCGATGATGTGTTCGGCGCGGGCGGGCGGGTCGGCTATCGGGTCGCGGTGACCGGGCCAGGCACGGTCGTACCCGGCGTCTGCGATGTACCGGAGCGCCCGGAGGTACTTCTCGAGGGGG from Haloarchaeobius amylolyticus includes:
- a CDS encoding ATP-binding protein — protein: MTRPDIEGSLSVLSIASDEALSTRLQAQADDATTGIDLHRAKAFDAALDAVTSEQVDCVTTAYRLDDETGIDLVRAIREEASDLPIILYTDEGSETIAAEATRAGATEYHPVASDSADLADLLDRVVTLGRRYREERTSATDTNRYERTLERATDGIYSLDVSWRIEYVNETMATRIGRDRDSLLGAVLWEEFPSLVGTDHEEQFRTAIETGEPTAFQEYVEDPFGYWVEVRAFPDEDGLTVFSRDISAQKTLERRLRALQEVTQRLNTTTSMAEVGTVAVEAAADILDLELTAMWEYDEVEQELVPVAATDDVRATLGELPHFTPGESLAWDTFVDGDLDVYEDIPNTDGIHNPETVIQCEIIAPLGRHGLLMTGSTTAQSFSNRDIDLFSILAASVEAALGRAEREEELRRQNQRLGEFADVVAHDLRNPLTVAQGFLDVARETGDDAHFAEVEWAHRRMETLIDDLLTLAHSGRTIDSPEQIALETVAREAWVHLDTADASCTISPELPVIEGDESRLLQLFENLFRNAIQHGGDRVNISVEPLASGDGFFVADDGPGIDPENRLAVLEHGVTFSDDGTGLGLAIASEIVHAHGWSIRVTDSASGGARFEFSFEESSTRD
- a CDS encoding poly-gamma-glutamate biosynthesis protein PgsC/CapC encodes the protein MWVATMLTILGLLSVATITQFTGYRLGGTITVPILAVYTLKDLSLLPVFVLSTLTAYTGLWLFRRRTLVAGRDELVVAMVVGTTVPLAIFLLVDQVGLRSDVIVFFGSILPGLAAYNYHQIRPEYRRNDLAAAVTLFVGLLVIGWVLVTPAVAAQFGTLTPPVLFSRTADIALLKNATAGADVAPDVMAREAVAVLFAAGLVLSERLRDRFGVRLGIITAVLLGIYALSNYWLLVLYLVLFVLAFGFVQAANYATLRYGRVLFGLTAAVAMLLAIPFVLWFPITRGLSAFFVANIAGVTAYNAHVTPPFERRLVLPLQVGVFVPSLLFARLFSTPQPQGFTHPVTLPVVVAGALLTAMALGLAYWYSVDLPDRAAVRSASVLPGGDS
- a CDS encoding Mur ligase family protein yields the protein MSRTAFEIYGRGFGWCWRLRIDAEVVATCGTHHDRSREARLAVDDVRAAVRQLLGEAVPNESASVTDPRFVVEPDPTPAGELPADRNNWVWRFESAERVLAHSAERFPTEAAAETAVDRFMANATGALPVFMVGAEHEWAQGPQPITVGKPSLTGLVRELTRGLRHRQALQQVDTRIVVAGTRGKSSTTRRLDDVFNRRDYDTLTKITGDHPTLIHNGEVFPIEREGPRTTLYENISIIGEFAGELDAYDPEDVLIFENQGITEYTTRLVNQRLIDPDIMVLTNVRQDHTDTLGKTRGDIARAFARSVPKGTHVISGEQHPLLHEYMQRDIERRGGTIEQVDVPPEHEGFIGAETVHAINAVLAAVDESPILDSEIEAFLEGMQPAWTLLPNGRIYDAAAVNDIESTEMIRRALTDGEQIVPFVYLRRDRRGRTASFAEYVDLLYEHDHIEVVHVGGANARAFAANVDVPVVQHENTEGASAVLDELLGDGNRVICMGNAVDEFMRDVEAEIEQRVRAQKQVERISGEASANVADQGSWDS
- a CDS encoding response regulator transcription factor; this translates as MDGEIVDGEIVAADDDEQIRRLVAVTLGDEFAVQTLETGQAAWDYLETRSDSPPRLVLLDVMMPELDGFSLLERIRNEEAFADVPVLMLTSRSREEDVLRALDAGADGYIAKPFDRRALVDQVRDLLEASA